A region of Lycium barbarum isolate Lr01 chromosome 1, ASM1917538v2, whole genome shotgun sequence DNA encodes the following proteins:
- the LOC132599125 gene encoding aspartyl protease family protein At5g10770-like, with the protein MSLWTYSTFLLLFILLTSTYGAFGNADKEQILPLKRLQRTQQYNNPSCHSQNSRSENGATILEMKHKDYCSGSIDNMNRNLQKQLVADDIRVRSIQADIKNIISGKIETSSQTQIPITSGVKLHSLNYIVTVTLGGQNATVIVDTGSDLTWVQCRPCRLCYIQPDPLFNPSVSPTYRSVSCNSATCQSLQSATGNSGLCGTDLKECNYVVSYGDGSYTRGELGQDHLVLGSTSVENFVFGCGRNNKGLFGLASGLMGLGRSNLSLISQASGIFGGVFSYCLPSTGTKSSGSLVLGGDSDTSIFKNATPISYTRMVANPQLFSFYFLNITGIGIGGVSIQGSSFGKSGIMIDSGTVITRLPPTIYKAVKAEFLKQFSGYPIKPGFSILDTCFDLSAYEEVNIPTVKMQFEGGAEMEVDVTGVLYFVKSDASQVCLAISSLQYDDEIGIIGNYQQKNTRVIYDIKQSRVGFAKERCSF; encoded by the exons ATGTCTCTTTGGACATATTcaacttttcttcttcttttcattcTGCTCACTTCAACTTATGGGGCATTTGGCAATGCAGACAAGGAACAAATTCTTCCACTCAAAAGACTTCAAAGGACACAGCAGTACAACAACCCAAGTTGTCATTCTCAaaactcaa gAAGTGAAAATGGAGCAACAATATTGGAAATGAAGCACAAAGATTACTGCTCCGGATCAATTGACAACATGAACAGAAATCTTCAGAAACAACTGGTAGCTGATGATATTCGAGTTCGGTCAATACAAGCTGATATCAAAAACATCATTTCTGGAAAAATTGAAACTTCATCACAAACCCAAATTCCTATAACTTCTGGTGTCAAACTGCATAGTCTAAATTACATTGTCACAGTAACGTTAGGTGGTCAAAACGCGACAGTAATTGTTGACACAGGAAGTGATCTCACATGGGTCCAGTGCCGACCTTGTAGATTATGTTACATTCAACCAGACCCTCTGTTCAACCCCTCTGTTTCTCCTACTTATCGATCAGTTTCATGCAACTCGGCGACTTGTCAATCTCTTCAATCTGCAACTGGAAATTCAGGATTATGTGGGACCGATTTAAAAGAGTGTAATTATGTTGTCAGCTATGGAGATGGATCGTACACTCGAGGTGAACTTGGCCAAGACCATTTGGTTCTTGGAAGTACATCTGTTGAGAATTTTGTCTTTGGTTGTGGCAGGAACAATAAAGGTCTGTTTGGTTTAGCTTCAGGGCTTATGGGACTTGGAAGAAGTAACCTTTCTTTGATTTCACAAGCATCTGGGATTTTTGGTGGTGTTTTCTCATATTGTTTGCCTTCAACTGGAACAAAGTCCTCTGGCTCATTAGTATTAGGGGGTGATAGTGACACTTCAATTTTCAAGAATGCTACACCTATTTCCTACACTAGAATGGTTGCTAATCCACAGCTTTTTAGCTTCTATTTTCTTAATATAACCGGGATTGGTATCGGTGGGGTGTCTATTCAAGGTTCAAGCTTTGGCAAAAGTGGAATTATGATTGATTCTGGTACAGTTATAACAAGGCTGCCTCCAACAATATACAAGGCTGTGAAGGCAGAGTTCTTGAAACAATTTTCAGGGTACCCTATAAAACCaggattttcaattcttgatacttgttttGACCTGTCTGCATATGAAGAAGTGAACATTCCTACCGTTAAAATGCAGTTTGAAGGAGGTGCTGAGATGGAAGTGGATGTTACTGGAGTTCTTTATTTCGTAAAGAGTGATGCATCACAGGTCTGTTTGGCTATATCAAGCCTCCAATATGATGATGAGATTGGAATTATTGGAAATTATCAGCAGAAGAACACTAGGGTCATATACGACATAAAGCAGTCACGAGTTGGATTTGCAAAAGAAAGGTGTAGTTTCTGA
- the LOC132599133 gene encoding AP2-like ethylene-responsive transcription factor At1g16060: MAKTSKPNKKSICSSQNSDNGISKGKRKRKAVSRESPPQRSSIYRGVTRHRWTGRYEAHLWDKNCWNDKQTKKGRQVYLGAYDEEETAAHAYDLAALKYWGQDTILNFPLSTYEKEIKEMEGQSREEYIGSLRRKSSGFSRGVSRYRGVARHHHNGRWEARIGRVFGNKYLYLGTYATQEEAATAYDMAAIEYRGPNAVTNFDLSRYIKWLGPNYQDNTSTIKAPISNPQSNPDDMNPMPDTKEEKTSSIDCPETPPEVEKPRRSFPDDIQTYFDCQDSNKEHDIIFGDLDSFMLSTTFYCELDT, encoded by the exons ATGGCGAAAACCTCAAAACCAAATAAAAAAAGCATTTGTTCTAGCCAAAACAGTGATAATGGCATTTCTAAAGGGAAAAGGAAGAGAAAAGCCGTCAGCAGAGAGTCCCCGCCGCAACGTAGCTCCATCTACAGAGGTGTCACTAG GCACCGGTGGACGGGTCGATATGAAGCTCATTTATGGGATAAGAATTGCTGGAACGACAAACAGACCAAAAAAGGAAGACAAG TATATTTGG GGGCCTATGATGAGGAAGAAACAGCTGCACATGCATATGACTTGGCAGCATTGAAGTATTGGGGTCAAGACACCATCCTCAATTTCCCT CTGTCGACATATGAAAAAGAGATAAAGGAAATGGAAGGTCAATCAAGAGAAGAATATATTGGTTCTTTGAGAAG AAAAAGCAGCGGATTTTCAAGAGGAGTCTCGAGATATAGAGGCGTAGCTAG ACATCACCATAATGGACGATGGGAGGCTCGCATTGGCAGGGTGTTTGGGAACAAGTATCTCTACCTTGGAACATATG CCACTCAAGAGGAAGCAGCGACGGCATATGATATGGCAGCTATAGAGTACCGAGGACCAAATGCTGTTACAAACTTTGACCTTAGCCGTTACATCAAGTGGTTAGGTCCAAATTACCAAGATAATACTTCTACCATTAAAGCCCCTATAAGCAACCCTCAATCAAACCCTGATGACATGAATCCCATGCCTGACACCAAAGAGGAAAAAACATCGTCTATTGACTGCCCGGAAACACCACCAGAGGTGGAGAAACCTCGGAGGAGTTTCCCAGATGACATACAAACGTACTTTGATTGCCAAGACTCCAATAAGGAGCACGATATTATTTTTGGAGACTTGGATTCATTCATGTTGTCTACGACGTTTTACTGTGAGCTTGATACCTAG
- the LOC132599115 gene encoding probable folate-biopterin transporter 3 produces the protein MAQESTHSFDGQLHRDKIISLILRPFNWLKKLSEELHWSFVSSVVIVYGINQGLSLGLSRISTQYYMKDEQKLQPSEAQVYFGIIQLPWVVKPLWGLLTDTFPILGYRRRPYFILGGSIGVVAMISLSINQNLPLASALLCLMAGSAGVAIADVTIDACVTENSISHPSLASDMQSLCGLSSSVGQLIGFAISGFLVHLIGSKGVFGILSIPAALVILVGMMTREAHVHNSAYKRASQKFSDAGKAMWMALKRENVWRPCIYMYISLALSLHIHEGMFYWYTDAKDGPSFSKEMVGSISSVGAVGSLLGVLLYQNAFKNHPFRGLLFWTQLLYGASGLVDLILVSRVNLKFGIPDYVVVVSDAAFSHMIGRLKWMPLLVLSSKLCPSGIEGTFFALLMSIDHIGMLTASWGGGLLLHAFNVTRTQFDNLWIVIVIRSILRILPVCILFLIPSSDPNASILPSEMLKSKKGDDMLENQNMEMAPLVSSVDQHLVDT, from the exons ATGGCCCAAGAAAGTACACATTCATTTGATGGCCAACTTCACAGAGACAAAATCATTAGTCTAATTTTACGGCCATTTAATTGGCTAAAAAAGTTAAGTGAGGAGTTGCACTGGAGTTTTGTATCATCTGTAGTTATTGTGTATGGAATTAATCAGGGATTAAGTTTAGGGCTAAGTAGAATTAGTACACAGTATTATATGAAAGATGAACAGAAATTACAACCATCTGAAGCTCAAGTTTATTTTGGAATTATTCAACTGCCTTGGGTTGTTAAGCCTCTTTGGGGACTTTTAACTGATACATTTCCTATTTTAGGATATAGAAGGCGACCATACTTtattcttggtg GTTCTATTGGTGTTGTCGCTATGATTAGTCTGTCAATCAACCAGAACTTACCCCTTGCATCTGCTTTGTTGTGCCTAATGGCTGGCAGTGCGGGAGTGGCAATAGCAGATGTGACTATTGATGCTTGTGTGACGGAGAACAGCATAAGCCATCCTTCTCTTGCCAGTGACATGCAAAGCTTGTGTGGTCTGAGCTCTTCTGTGGGGCAACTGATTGGGTTCGCAATCAGTGGGTTTTTGGTACATCTAATTGGATCGAAG GGGGTATTTGGAATTTTGAGCATTCCTGCTGCACTGGTCATTTTAGTAGGAATGATGACTCGTGAAGCCCATGTACATAACAGTGCATATAAGCGT GCAAGTCAAAAATTCTCGGATGCTGGTAAGGCTATGTGGATGGCACTGAAACGCGAGAATGTTTGGAGGCCATGTATATACATGTACATTTCTCTAGCATTGAGCTTGCATATTCATGAGGGAATGTTTTACTGGTATACAGATGCAAAGGACGGACCTTCTTTTTCAAAG GAGATGGTAGGGTCCATATCTTCTGTTGGTGCAGTGGGCTCTCTTCTTGGTGTTCTCCTCTACCAGAATGCGTTTAAAAACCATCCTTTTCGTGGTTTACTTTTCTGGACTCAGTTACTGTACGGTGCTTCGGGGCTGGTCGATTTAATATTGGTCTCACGTGTGAACTTAAAATTTGGTATCCctgattatgttgttgttgtaagcgaTGCAGCATTCTCTCATATGATTGGGCGTCTCAAATGGATGCCTCTCCTTGTACTCAGTTCAAAGCTTTGCCCTTCAGGCATTGAAGGAACTTTTTTCGCTTTGCTAATGTCAATCGATCATATTGGTATGCTCACAGCATCCTGGGGTGGAGGCCTTTTACTTCATGCCTTCAATGTTACAAGGACACAATTTGACAACCTTTGGATTGTGATAGTGATCCGGAGCATTTTAAGAATACTTCCTGTTTGCATTCTATTTTTGATACCGAGCAGTGATCCAAACGCTTCTATCCTCCCATCCGAGATGTTGAAGAGTAAAAAGGGCGACGATATGTTGGAAAATCAGAACATGGAAATGGCTCCTCTTGTGAGCAGTGTGGATCAGCATTTAGTGGATACATGA